The DNA window GAGGCAGGTGGTGCCCCACGCGGTTGCGATTGAGGTGGCGGTCTCTACGTTCTTGATCGTAGTGGGGGCACTTCGGCTGTCCGTGGTTCCGTCGCCGATCTGACCGTAGGTGTTGTCGCCCCAGCAGTAACCTTTGTCGTCGGCGATCGCGCAACTGGTGCGGCGGTAGACGCCTGGCTCGTCGTCGTTGGTGTCGTCGTCGTAGTAGTAGCCGCCGACGGTGACCGCGGTGACCTTGTTGAGAGAGACCTTGGTGGGTGTGGCTGGATTGGTGGTGGTGCTGCCGTTGCCGACCTGACCGTTGCTGTTGTCGCCCCAACAGGACAGCGTGGCATCGGCGACTGCACAGGTGGTGCCGTACCCGGTGGAGATCATCGTGACGTCGGAGAGATTCGCGATCTTGATCGGGGTGGCCGAACGTTCCGGGGTTGCGGTGCCGAGTTGGCCGCGGTCGTTGTCGCCGCAGCAGTATGCCTCGCCGGCGGCCACCGCACACGTGGTGCCGTAGCTGGTCGAGATCGAGGTGACGTCGGTGAGGCCGGGTACCTTGACCGGTGCGTGCGCTTCGCCCTGTGTTTGACCGTTGCCGACCTGACCGAACTGATTGTTGCCCCAGCAGTAGGCCTCGGCGTTCGCGACGGCGCAGGTGGTGACATTCCAGGTGTCGTTGTTGGTCTGGTAGGAGCCCGTTGCGACAGCGGTGACGTTGTCGAGTGTGGCGAGCTGAACCGGTGTCGTGCTGTCCGTCGTCGTATCGTTGCCCAGCTGGCCGCCGGAGTTGTCGCCCCAGCAGCTGACCTTCCCCTTCGACACCGCGCAGGTGGTGCCCAGGTCGGTTGCGATCAGGGGCTGGGCGGTCGTGGTGATCGAATCGTCGGAGCCCGAGCGTGATTGATTCCAGAAGAACACACCGACACCGGCGGCGACGAGGAGTGCGATCACCGCGAGTACCGATCCAACGATCAGGCCGGTCCGGCGCTTCGTGGGCCCGGCGGGGGTCGGTGGTGGTCCGTAGAAACCGGCAACCGGTTGCGGCCCGGACGGGCCCTGCGGTGGAAAGGACTGCGAGAACGGCTGATTCACGACCGGAGGGGGCGGTGGTGTGACCGGACGTTGACCGTGATGAACGGGAGCGCTGATGGCGGCACGGAGCGCGGCCGCGAAGGCCCGGCAATTGGGGAAGCGCTCGGTGGGATTCCTTGCGAAGGCGCGGGCGAAGACGTGGTCGAGGCCGGGAAGGTCGGGGCGGAGCCGCGATACCGGCACGATTGCGTTGCGGACCTGGCCCATCAGAATCGCCGACGGCGTGTCGCCGGGGAACGGTGCCTGCCCGGTGATCAGTGTGTAAGCGGTACAGGCCAGCGCGTACTGGTCCGACGCCGGCGACGCGTCGGCTCCGTCGATGACCTCGGGTGCCGAGTAGGCGAGCGTCCCGATGAACGCATGGGTGCCGGTCAGTGATGCCGAGTTCACCAGTTTCGCGATACCGAAGTCGAGGACCACGATGCGTTCGATCCGCCCGGTCCCGGGCTCACGCGTGACCATGATGTTGGCGGGCTTGATGTCTCGATGAATGACCTGATGGCGATGTGCGTAGTCGAGGGCGTCGGCGACATCGGTGATCACCGTGGCGGTCTCCGCCGGGGTCAGGCGCTCGGTCGCGAGGTCCTTACCTTCGACGAAACTCATCGAGAACCACGGGCGCCCCGTTGGCGATGCCGTACCGATGGATCGTGATGATGTTCGGATGGTTCAGCTTGGCCGCGGTCCGCGCCTCATTGGTGAACCGCTGCTGGAAACTGGAATCCCCGCCCCCGGCCACCGAGATGACCTTGAGTGCTTCCCGACGTTCGAGCTGGGGATTCTCGACCAGATAGACCTCACCCATTCCACCCTGGCCGAGTTGTGAATAACGCGGTAGTCGGCGATCTGGGTACCCGGACTCAACGCCACCGTGGCCTCCCTCGTTTCTGGTCATGGCGGTCCATGAACGAATCGGACACTACCGAATGAAGGGGCCATCAGGGGTTTTACTCATCCAGTCGTTCGACGGCGTGGCCCTTGAGGTGGGTGTGGTGATTCGTGTGACTGCTGAGGCGTGAGATCACTCAGAACGCACACGCGATTTAGGTCGCTGACCAGCGTCAATGGTTGTTGTCGCGCAACCAGATCACTGATCCGGCTGCGCGGCAACAACTTCCCGTGGGATTAGCTGCCGGCTGCCTGATTGACCGCGGCGATCAGGGCGTCGGGGGTGCTGAGTTCGTGGTCAGTGCCGTTGATCTTTACGGTCGGTGTGCCCTCGATCTCGCGGAGGCCCGCCTGCGTGGCCTCGGCGATCCAGGCGGCGTAGCGACGCTCCGAGATACACGCGGACACATCGGTAGCGCCGGCCTGCACGGCAAAGGCGTTGAGTGCGTTGTCGTCATGTCCTGCACCACCTTCGGCCGGCTGACGATCGAACAGAAGCGTGTGGAAGGCAAGCCATTTCGACCAGTCGCCACCGGTCGCCGTCGACTCAGCGACGCAGGCCGACGCGTTGGCCGCACGCGACGAGTACTCGTTCTCCGAAGCACGGTCGAGGAATGAGATGATCCGATAGTCGACGGCCACTCGCGGATTGGCCTGCATACCGCGCAACGCTGCCCCGAACTGGGCTTCGAACTGCTTGCAGAACGGGCATTGCAGATCCTCGAACACCGTTACGACCGCAGGTGGCTGGCTGCCGCGCGGCGCGGTACTGACCCGGAACGCGTAACCGGTCGCGACACTCGGCCGCACCGCGGCCGGTGTGCCTGATGGTGATGACGCCGAGGGTGATGTCGCCGCGGGTGATGTCGCCGACGCCGACGCCGCCGCTCCGTCCCCGCGCGAGGTGGAGTCCGAGTCGGAGTTTCGCACGAGGGCCCAGACGCCGACGCTGACCGCGGCTACGACGACCACCGCCGCGATGACGATCCCGGCAATCAGTGGCCCTCGATTCGACGGCTTTGCCGGCGGTCCCGGCTGACCGGGGAACTGCTGGCCCGGGAACGGCGCACCCGGGAACGGCGCACCCGGAAATGGTGCTCCCTGATTCGGTGCTCCCGAATATGGCGGCCCGGCCGGCGGGGCGCCGAATGCCGGACCGTTCGGATACGGCGCCGTCGGTGGGAATTGTCCCGGTGGGAATTCTCCCGGCGGGAACTGGCCGGGCGGGACTTGTCCGGGTGGGACTTGTCCCGTGGGGATCTGATCATGCGGAACCTGCCCCGGGTCGGGCCACCCCACGGGCGTGGTCTGGTCCGGATGCTGTTCGGTGGGCTGGACGTCCATCGGCTGCGCCTGCGTCGGCGCAGAGTCGGAGCTCACGTCGTCGTCGTGCCCCTTACCGTCGTTCTCCGAGACCACCGGCCAACCTCTTCTCGTCGTATTCCGTCCGGCGCCACAGTACGCAAGGTCCGCGGCCATCAACTGTGGCGCGACGCGTCATGGCAGAATGCTGGCTGTGACCGAGAAAGCAGTGACCGACAACGCAGTGTCCGACGACGCAGTGACCAAGCAGGTTGCGACGGCCAAGCACAGCAAGAAGCGCTACGTCGACAACGGCTGGCCCTTCGACGACGGTGAGCACGCCGTCTCGGAGTTCGCGACCAACATCTCCGGCGCGTTGTCGCCCTACGGCGATGTCGAGTTCCCGCTGCCGCTGGACGAGCTGCCGTTCGTGCAGTCCAAGACGGTCATCAACCGCTGATTTCATGCCACCGCCGGCGAGCGACCCGTCCGGCCGCGACCCCGGCCTGACGCACATCGACGCGTCGGGGACCGCGCGCATGGTCGACGTCGGTGGTAAGGCCACCACCAGCCGCCGCGCCATCGCGGGCGGAACCTTCCGGACGACGACCGAGGTCATCGACCTGCTCAGCGAAGCCCGCCTCCCCAAGGGAGACGTGCTGGCCACTGCCCGTATCGCCGGCATCATGGCCGCCAAACGCACCGACGAGCTGATCCCGCTCTGTCACCAGCTCGCACTGTCGTCGGTGGAGATCGATTTCGACATCGGTGCCGACCACATCGACGTCACCGCCACGGTTGCCACATCCGGCCAGACCGGCGTCGAGATGGAAGCCCTCACCGCGGTCGCCGTCACCGGACTCACCCTGCACGACATGGTCAAGGCCGTCGACCGCCGCGCATCGATGGGGGATATCCGCTTGCTGGAGAAGACCGGCGGCAAGTCGGGCACCTGGCGTCGGGACCACAGTGAGTGACGAGACGGTAAGTGACGGGACAGGGCGTGAGCTGCACGCCTGGATCGTGGTCGCGTCGACGCGGGCGAGCCGCGGCCAATACCTCGACCGTTCCGGGCCGATCATCAGCGACTGGCTCGGCGCGCAGGGTTTCACCGTCGACGAGCACGTCGTCGTCGCCGACGGCCCGCCCGTCGGCGAAGCGATCCGCGCCGCGATCTACGCCGAGGCGCACCTCGTGATCACCACCGGCGGAACCGGTCTGACGCCCACCGATCGGACCCCGGAGCAGACCCGTGCGCTGCTCGACGTCGAGATCCCCGGTCTCGCCGACGCCATCCGCACCGCCGGACTGCCGGCCGTGCCGACCGCTGTGCTCTCGCGCGCCACCGCCGGGGTCGCCGTGACAACACTGATCGTCAACCTCCCGGGCTCGACCGGCGGCGTGCGCGACGGACTCGGCGTCCTCGACGGCGTCGTCCACCACGCCATCGACCAGATCCGCGGCGGAGATCACTGATGGGGCACAGTCATCCGATCCGGGCCGAGGTCGCCGATACCGCGATCGACCTGATGGAGCACGAGCGCTGGGTTGCCGAGGCAGCGGCGGGGCACGCGGGCGCGATCGTCGGCTTCGTCGGCGCGGTGCGCGATCACGACCACGGGCGAGGGGTTCGCGCACTGTCCTACTCGTCGCACCCGACGGCACCTCGGGTGCTCGCCGAGGTCGTTGCGGAGGTGACACTCGACGCGGAGATCCGCGCGGTGGCGGTGTCACACCGGGTGGGTGACCTGGTGGTCGGTGACGCCGCGTTCATCGTGGCGGTCGCCGCCGACCATCGTCGGGCCGCCTTCGAGACGTGCGCGCGGCTCGTGGACGAGGTCAAGGCACGTCTGCCGGTGTGGAAACACCAGTTCTTCGACGACGGCTCCGACGAGTGGGTCGGATCGGCCTGACGCCGTCGTCCCGTGCGTCCGGGGGAGAGCAGAAGAATGGAAAAGGGCCCCGCACGGATCATTCATCGTGCGGGGCCCTTCGACAAGGGGCCCATCCGGGCCACTGCGCGGGTCCGGGCGACTCAGGGCTGATTCAGGTCAGCTCAGGGCAGCGGCAGCAGGTGCTTGTTCTGGTTGAACAGCTTGATCTGCTCCGGGCTCAGCTTGACGCCACTGTCCTTGGCGGCCTTCCACATCTGCTTGACCTCGGGGGTCACGTTCGATGAGTCCAGGGCGCTGTCGACCTGGTTGGCGACGTCATCGGTGGACTTGGCGTTGGGAGCCTTGGCCAGGTTGAAGTCCTTGTGCTCCGGGGCCTGCGGCTGGTTGCGGATCGGGTTCACGTCGTTGGGCGCGGTGCGCGGGGTCGGGCCGGAGAGCGGTCCGCCGCAGCTCGGCCATGCGCCCTTGCCCTGGCCGGCGAGAACACGCTCGGCGACGACGATTTGCTCCTCGCGAGTCGCCTGGTCGGCGCTCGGGGCGAACTGGGTGCCGCCGTGGCCGGCCCAGGTGCTCGGGCTGAACTGGAGGCCGCCATGGTAGCCGTTTCCGGTGTTGATGGCCCAGTTGCCGCCCGACTCGCACTGGGCAACCTGGTTCCACTCGGAATCGGTGGCGGCGTTGGCCGAGCCGGTGCCCAGCAGGGCTGCGCCACCGCCGAGGACTGCTCCGGTGAGCGCGACCTTGGCGAGGGTCTTGGTGGTCGTGTTGGTCGTCTGCTTGCGATGACGTCCGGACATGAATCGAATTCCTCTCTCCACGCGCCTACGAAGTCAGCTGTCGGGTTCGAGCGAGAGGTTGCTCGGTCCCGGGGCCTTGTGAGCCCTGGGACTTAACCCCAAGGACATCGGTGTGATGCCCGGTCTCAGGGGATGAGGGTGGGTCCCCCGTCCTCGCTCCTAGAAATCTGTTCTCGGTGTCGGTCTCGTCGGCGGAGCGAGGCTCGGCGCGGCCGGCGAGACGTTATCTTTCTGTCTGCTTTTCTGTGACCCCCGCGGGGTCGTCTCGTACAGTACGACGTTCATTCGGTCGAATCACAGGTCTCGCACAACCTGAATTCGGTGTCGAATTCGGGACTTTCGGCGCCGATGGGCCGTCATCGCAGTTCACGGCACCAGTGGTCGTCTCGTGTCCTACTTGTTACCTCACCGTTATGTGAGCAAGGTCACAGCGCGATTGTGGTCTCAGCCACCCGCGAATGGCGGCAACACGTCGAGGGTCGTGCAGTGGCCCAGCGGCCGGTTCCGGTCGCGGACGGCGATCTCGTCGCGCAGATACGAGCAGCGGGGCAGAACCGCGGCGAGAGCGGGGTTTCCGGCTGCGAGCAGAGCTTCCAGTTCGCCTACGGTCGTGGCCGGTTCCACGTCGACGACGACGCTCTCGGCACCTGCAGCCGCGCGCGCGGCAGCGAAATAGCGGACGGTCAGCTGCATGGGGCTCTCAGCCGCCGATCGCAGACATCGGCCGGGCAGGCTGCCGGAAGTCGGGGGTGTTGACCGCGTGCCCGGCCGCCTTGGCCCACGCGTTGGCGCGCCAGCGGGCCGCGATCGCATCGTCGATTCGGTCGTCGGGCAGGGTGCGGAGAACAGAGCGCAGATCCGTCTCGGTCGTCGCGAACAGACAGTTGCGCAGCGAGCCGTCGGCGGTGAGCCGGGTGCGGTCGCAGTCCCCGCAGAACGGCCGTGTCACCGATGCGATCACGCCGACCCGCGCCGGACGCCCGGCCCGCTGATGGCCGTCGACGATCCACGTCGCTGCGGGTGCGCTGCCGCGCGGCGCGTCGTCGGGCCGAAGGTCGAAGGCCGCCGACAACGCGCCGAGGATCTCGTCGGCAGTCACCATGCGCGCACGCGCCCACGCATGATCGGCGTCGAGCGGCATCTGTTCGATGATCCGCAGTTCGTAACCCTCCCGCAGGCAGAACGCGAGGAGGTCGGGCAACCGGGCGAGGTCGGAGTGGTCGGCGAGGACCGCGTTCACCTTCACCGGGTCGAGCCCGGCGTCGCGGGCCGCGGCCAGCCCGGCGAGGACGTCGTGCAGCCGGTCGCGCCGGGTGATCTCGGCGAACCGTTGCGCATCGACGGTGTCGAGCGAGACGTTTATGCGGTCGAGGCCGGCGTCGACCAGTCCGCGGGCCCGCCTGGTCAGGCCCAGACCGTTTGTGGTCATGGCCAGCTCGGGTCGCTGCGGGAGCGCCGCCATGCGCGCGATGATCTCCTCCAGATCGCGCCGCAGCAGCGGTTCGCCGCCGGTGAAGCGGATGCGGTGCACGCCGAGGTCCCGCACCGCGACGGTCAGCACCCGCACCAGTTCATCGGTGCTGAGCAGTTCCGCGGAATCCATCCAGTCCAGCCCCTCGGCGGGCATGCAGTAGGTGCAGCGCAGATTGCAGCGGTCGGTGACCGAGACCCGCAGATCGCGCGCTACCCGGCCGAAGGTGTCGATCAGCGCGCCGCCGGCTGCCTCCGGACGTCCCGGGGCCGACGCCGCGGCGTCGGGCACGCGGCGTGTCGGCAACCCGAGCGCGACGGTCGTCACTACCGTCTGGCTTCCAGAGCGCGGAAAGTGCTGGCGTGGAACACAAGTGGTTCGACGGTGGGGTCGGCGCGCAGGGTCTCGATCGCCAGGAGGACCACGGTGTGGTCGCCGGCCTGGATCTCGTTGTGGATGGTGCACGACAGGTGGGCGGCGGCGTCCGGGATGAACACCGCGCCGTCGTCGCCCAGCAGCGGCGTGATCCCGTCGAAGCGGTGCTCGGCGGTACCGGCCATCTGCCGGCACAGCTGCGACTGTTCACCGGCGAACACGCTCACGCCGATCGCCGGGGCGGTGCGCAGACGCGGCCAGGTGGTCGAGGCGTTCTGTACGCACACCGACACCAGGGGCGGATCGAGGGAGACAGTGGTGAACGAACTGGCCGCCATTCCGATCAGTGCGCGCGAATCCGGTTCGGCGGGGTCCTGGGAACAGACAGCGACGACGCCGGACGGGAAACAACTGTAGGCCTGACGCAATGCGGACGCGTCGGAGGCGGGAGCGAGCTCGAAGGCGATGCGGTCGGTGGTGGTCATCTGTTATCGCACCCGCCGCCCGGATCGAAGGGCCGCGACCAGACCGAGGGCGAAACCGAGGGGCGCGCACATCGTCAGCAGGTAGACCGCGGTCGGGGCGGTGTCGCCGTGGCTGACGAGCGGCGTGACGAACAGGGCGATCACGGCGAGGATTCCGATGGCGAAAACCACGCCGGCGACCGCGACCAGGCTCACCGATCGGCGCGCGGTTCCA is part of the Gordonia bronchialis DSM 43247 genome and encodes:
- a CDS encoding DsbA family protein gives rise to the protein MVSENDGKGHDDDVSSDSAPTQAQPMDVQPTEQHPDQTTPVGWPDPGQVPHDQIPTGQVPPGQVPPGQFPPGEFPPGQFPPTAPYPNGPAFGAPPAGPPYSGAPNQGAPFPGAPFPGAPFPGQQFPGQPGPPAKPSNRGPLIAGIVIAAVVVVAAVSVGVWALVRNSDSDSTSRGDGAAASASATSPAATSPSASSPSGTPAAVRPSVATGYAFRVSTAPRGSQPPAVVTVFEDLQCPFCKQFEAQFGAALRGMQANPRVAVDYRIISFLDRASENEYSSRAANASACVAESTATGGDWSKWLAFHTLLFDRQPAEGGAGHDDNALNAFAVQAGATDVSACISERRYAAWIAEATQAGLREIEGTPTVKINGTDHELSTPDALIAAVNQAAGS
- a CDS encoding flavin reductase family protein yields the protein MTTTDRIAFELAPASDASALRQAYSCFPSGVVAVCSQDPAEPDSRALIGMAASSFTTVSLDPPLVSVCVQNASTTWPRLRTAPAIGVSVFAGEQSQLCRQMAGTAEHRFDGITPLLGDDGAVFIPDAAAHLSCTIHNEIQAGDHTVVLLAIETLRADPTVEPLVFHASTFRALEARR
- a CDS encoding transglycosylase family protein — protein: MSGRHRKQTTNTTTKTLAKVALTGAVLGGGAALLGTGSANAATDSEWNQVAQCESGGNWAINTGNGYHGGLQFSPSTWAGHGGTQFAPSADQATREEQIVVAERVLAGQGKGAWPSCGGPLSGPTPRTAPNDVNPIRNQPQAPEHKDFNLAKAPNAKSTDDVANQVDSALDSSNVTPEVKQMWKAAKDSGVKLSPEQIKLFNQNKHLLPLP
- a CDS encoding molybdenum cofactor biosynthesis protein MoaE: MGHSHPIRAEVADTAIDLMEHERWVAEAAAGHAGAIVGFVGAVRDHDHGRGVRALSYSSHPTAPRVLAEVVAEVTLDAEIRAVAVSHRVGDLVVGDAAFIVAVAADHRRAAFETCARLVDEVKARLPVWKHQFFDDGSDEWVGSA
- the moaA gene encoding GTP 3',8-cyclase MoaA — protein: MTTVALGLPTRRVPDAAASAPGRPEAAGGALIDTFGRVARDLRVSVTDRCNLRCTYCMPAEGLDWMDSAELLSTDELVRVLTVAVRDLGVHRIRFTGGEPLLRRDLEEIIARMAALPQRPELAMTTNGLGLTRRARGLVDAGLDRINVSLDTVDAQRFAEITRRDRLHDVLAGLAAARDAGLDPVKVNAVLADHSDLARLPDLLAFCLREGYELRIIEQMPLDADHAWARARMVTADEILGALSAAFDLRPDDAPRGSAPAATWIVDGHQRAGRPARVGVIASVTRPFCGDCDRTRLTADGSLRNCLFATTETDLRSVLRTLPDDRIDDAIAARWRANAWAKAAGHAVNTPDFRQPARPMSAIGG
- a CDS encoding MogA/MoaB family molybdenum cofactor biosynthesis protein — encoded protein: MSDETVSDGTGRELHAWIVVASTRASRGQYLDRSGPIISDWLGAQGFTVDEHVVVADGPPVGEAIRAAIYAEAHLVITTGGTGLTPTDRTPEQTRALLDVEIPGLADAIRTAGLPAVPTAVLSRATAGVAVTTLIVNLPGSTGGVRDGLGVLDGVVHHAIDQIRGGDH
- the moaC gene encoding cyclic pyranopterin monophosphate synthase MoaC, translating into MPPPASDPSGRDPGLTHIDASGTARMVDVGGKATTSRRAIAGGTFRTTTEVIDLLSEARLPKGDVLATARIAGIMAAKRTDELIPLCHQLALSSVEIDFDIGADHIDVTATVATSGQTGVEMEALTAVAVTGLTLHDMVKAVDRRASMGDIRLLEKTGGKSGTWRRDHSE
- a CDS encoding MoaD/ThiS family protein; translated protein: MQLTVRYFAAARAAAGAESVVVDVEPATTVGELEALLAAGNPALAAVLPRCSYLRDEIAVRDRNRPLGHCTTLDVLPPFAGG
- a CDS encoding protein kinase family protein, producing MGEVYLVENPQLERREALKVISVAGGGDSSFQQRFTNEARTAAKLNHPNIITIHRYGIANGAPVVLDEFRRR
- a CDS encoding protein kinase domain-containing protein, producing the protein MSFVEGKDLATERLTPAETATVITDVADALDYAHRHQVIHRDIKPANIMVTREPGTGRIERIVVLDFGIAKLVNSASLTGTHAFIGTLAYSAPEVIDGADASPASDQYALACTAYTLITGQAPFPGDTPSAILMGQVRNAIVPVSRLRPDLPGLDHVFARAFARNPTERFPNCRAFAAALRAAISAPVHHGQRPVTPPPPPVVNQPFSQSFPPQGPSGPQPVAGFYGPPPTPAGPTKRRTGLIVGSVLAVIALLVAAGVGVFFWNQSRSGSDDSITTTAQPLIATDLGTTCAVSKGKVSCWGDNSGGQLGNDTTTDSTTPVQLATLDNVTAVATGSYQTNNDTWNVTTCAVANAEAYCWGNNQFGQVGNGQTQGEAHAPVKVPGLTDVTSISTSYGTTCAVAAGEAYCCGDNDRGQLGTATPERSATPIKIANLSDVTMISTGYGTTCAVADATLSCWGDNSNGQVGNGSTTTNPATPTKVSLNKVTAVTVGGYYYDDDTNDDEPGVYRRTSCAIADDKGYCWGDNTYGQIGDGTTDSRSAPTTIKNVETATSIATAWGTTCLASDGAAYCWGDNKRSQLGFSGTGDVSVPRKVDGPSDVTAVTTGTGTSCALVTDGAYCWGQNDQGQVGDGTTTNQSTPHKITI